From one Agathobaculum sp. NTUH-O15-33 genomic stretch:
- a CDS encoding heavy metal translocating P-type ATPase — protein MKKQFTVGGMSCASCSSHVEKSVGALPGVSKAQVNLLAGTMNVEYDENAVGVEGIVAAVEHAGYTAAPRDEQNSAPVATAPQADDELKEMKTRIIVSFIFLAVLMVFSMGPMVGLPLPAFVAGPENAFALALVQLLLTLPIVFVNRKYYTNGFKTLFRGAPTMDALIAVGSGAALVYGVYVLFQIGYATAAGDTHALHTYAHDLYFESAGMILALVTLGKFFEARAKRKTGEAIAALMDLRPQTAQVLRGGEEVTVPVDDVRVGDLIVVRGGQSVPVDGEITEGRAAVDESAITGESIPVDKTVGDSIIGATVSKSGYFVMRAARVGDDTTLSQIIRLVEEAGASKAPIAKLADKVAGIFVPVVLVIAAITAGVWLIAGESGAFALTRAIAVLVISCPCALGLATPVAVMVGTGVGAKNGVLFQSAEALENLHRIDSVILDKTGTVTEGRPVVTDVVPLGVDPDDLASLALSLEEKSEHPLADAIVRYTRSQGARVREATDFSAAEGQGVSAMVSGVRCMAGNRRMLLKNGLALSPKAKQAGDRFAAEGKTPLFFAANRQVVGIFAVADVVKPTSQDAVKALSSLGLEVTLLTGDNQVTAGAIASQLGIKNVVAEVLPQDKERIVREKQAEGKRVAMVGDGINDAPALARADVGVAIGAGTDVAISSADVVLMKSDLMDAVDAVRLSRQTMRNIRQNLFWAFFYNVIGIPLAAGVLWVPLRLGLNPMFAAAAMSLSSVCVVSNALRLKFFKATPRVARKAVVAAVADAGPVSGEIAPRDFAVDAPTVKEETKMTKTIRIEGMMCAHCSGHVKQELEAIPGVSAVVSHETGEAIVQGAVPDEATLTAAVEKAGYKVVGFA, from the coding sequence ATGAAGAAACAGTTCACCGTCGGCGGAATGAGCTGCGCCTCGTGCTCCTCCCATGTGGAGAAGAGCGTTGGCGCGCTGCCCGGCGTGTCGAAGGCGCAGGTCAACCTTTTGGCCGGTACCATGAATGTCGAATACGATGAAAACGCCGTCGGCGTGGAGGGCATCGTTGCCGCCGTGGAGCACGCGGGCTACACCGCCGCCCCGCGCGACGAGCAAAACAGCGCCCCCGTCGCCACCGCCCCGCAGGCGGACGACGAACTGAAGGAAATGAAGACCCGCATTATTGTTTCCTTCATCTTCCTTGCGGTTTTGATGGTGTTTTCCATGGGGCCGATGGTCGGCTTGCCGCTGCCCGCCTTTGTCGCGGGACCGGAAAACGCGTTCGCGCTCGCTCTTGTTCAGCTTTTGCTGACGCTGCCGATCGTATTCGTCAACCGCAAGTACTACACGAACGGTTTTAAAACGCTGTTTCGCGGCGCGCCGACGATGGACGCGCTGATCGCGGTCGGTTCGGGCGCGGCGCTGGTTTACGGCGTTTACGTGCTGTTCCAGATCGGCTACGCCACCGCCGCGGGCGACACGCACGCGCTGCATACCTACGCGCACGATCTGTACTTTGAATCCGCGGGCATGATCCTCGCCCTTGTCACGCTGGGCAAGTTTTTTGAAGCGCGCGCCAAGCGCAAAACCGGCGAGGCCATCGCCGCCTTGATGGACCTGCGCCCGCAGACCGCGCAGGTACTGCGCGGCGGCGAGGAAGTCACCGTGCCGGTGGACGACGTGCGCGTGGGCGATTTGATCGTCGTGCGCGGCGGCCAGTCCGTGCCGGTGGACGGCGAAATCACCGAGGGCCGCGCCGCCGTGGACGAGAGCGCCATCACGGGCGAGAGCATCCCGGTGGATAAAACAGTGGGCGACAGCATCATCGGCGCGACCGTGAGCAAAAGCGGCTACTTTGTGATGAGGGCCGCCCGCGTGGGCGACGATACCACGCTTTCGCAGATCATCCGGCTGGTCGAGGAAGCGGGCGCGAGCAAAGCGCCGATCGCCAAGCTGGCCGACAAGGTCGCGGGCATTTTTGTTCCGGTCGTTTTAGTCATCGCGGCGATTACGGCAGGTGTTTGGCTGATCGCGGGCGAAAGCGGCGCGTTCGCGCTGACCCGCGCCATTGCCGTACTCGTCATTTCGTGCCCCTGCGCGCTCGGGCTGGCAACGCCGGTGGCCGTTATGGTCGGCACGGGCGTGGGCGCGAAGAACGGCGTGCTGTTCCAGTCCGCCGAGGCGCTGGAAAACCTGCACCGGATAGACAGCGTGATTTTGGATAAGACCGGCACCGTGACCGAGGGCCGCCCGGTCGTGACCGACGTAGTGCCCCTTGGCGTGGACCCGGACGATTTGGCCTCCCTCGCCCTTTCGCTGGAAGAAAAATCCGAACATCCGCTGGCGGACGCGATCGTGCGCTATACCCGCAGTCAGGGCGCGCGCGTTCGCGAAGCCACCGATTTTTCAGCCGCCGAGGGCCAAGGCGTTTCCGCCATGGTATCGGGCGTTCGCTGCATGGCGGGCAACCGGCGCATGCTGCTGAAAAACGGTCTGGCGCTTTCGCCCAAGGCCAAACAGGCAGGCGACAGGTTCGCGGCGGAAGGCAAGACCCCGCTGTTTTTCGCCGCCAACCGGCAGGTAGTGGGCATCTTCGCGGTGGCCGACGTGGTCAAGCCCACCTCGCAGGACGCGGTAAAGGCGCTGTCCTCGCTCGGCCTTGAGGTCACGCTGCTGACCGGCGACAATCAGGTCACCGCCGGGGCGATCGCCTCCCAGCTCGGCATCAAAAACGTGGTGGCCGAGGTGCTGCCGCAGGACAAGGAACGCATCGTCCGCGAAAAGCAGGCGGAGGGCAAGCGCGTCGCCATGGTGGGCGACGGCATCAACGACGCTCCCGCCCTCGCCCGCGCGGACGTGGGCGTCGCCATCGGCGCGGGCACCGACGTGGCCATCTCCTCGGCCGACGTGGTGCTGATGAAATCCGATCTGATGGACGCAGTGGATGCGGTGCGTCTGTCCCGCCAAACGATGCGCAACATCCGCCAAAACCTATTTTGGGCGTTTTTCTATAACGTGATCGGCATCCCGCTCGCGGCGGGTGTTTTATGGGTGCCGCTGCGGCTGGGACTGAACCCGATGTTCGCGGCCGCCGCCATGAGCCTGAGCTCGGTTTGCGTGGTATCCAACGCTCTGCGCCTGAAATTTTTCAAAGCCACGCCGCGCGTCGCGCGCAAAGCCGTTGTGGCCGCCGTGGCCGACGCCGGTCCCGTTTCCGGGGAGATCGCTCC
- a CDS encoding 4Fe-4S binding protein — MKKYLFPVGLWLLFACIAVTLWLTLDNPFYFFNFLYIGTCLAVGVALYIKKLKYARTAVQFAVGLYMLVYLGILSRENMQIEGFWYYLFLGVFEAAVIHYVIAKILGPLFFGRGWCGYACWTAMVLDLLPYQTPRRPRKRIGFIRYFVFAGSLLFVGSLFLLRVPGMETILFWSFLIGNALYYAVGIGLALALKDNRAFCKYICPITVFLKPASYFALVRVKTDTAKCVSCGKCKKVCPMDVDMTDPTRKRANGTDCILCFRCVEECPRGALHL; from the coding sequence ATGAAGAAATACCTGTTTCCGGTCGGTCTGTGGCTGCTGTTTGCATGCATCGCCGTCACGCTGTGGCTGACGCTGGACAACCCCTTTTATTTCTTTAATTTTCTCTATATCGGCACATGTCTTGCCGTCGGCGTCGCGCTGTATATCAAAAAGTTAAAATACGCCCGGACCGCGGTCCAATTCGCGGTCGGCCTATACATGCTGGTTTATCTCGGCATACTTTCAAGGGAAAATATGCAGATCGAGGGGTTCTGGTATTATCTGTTCCTCGGCGTGTTTGAAGCCGCCGTCATCCACTATGTGATCGCCAAAATCCTCGGCCCGCTGTTCTTTGGCCGCGGCTGGTGCGGCTATGCGTGCTGGACGGCCATGGTGCTCGATCTGCTGCCCTATCAAACGCCCCGGCGGCCGCGGAAAAGGATCGGCTTTATCCGGTATTTCGTGTTCGCGGGCTCGCTTCTTTTTGTCGGCTCGCTCTTTCTGCTGCGCGTGCCCGGCATGGAAACCATTTTGTTTTGGAGCTTTCTCATCGGCAACGCGCTTTACTATGCCGTGGGGATCGGGCTGGCGCTGGCACTAAAGGATAACCGGGCGTTTTGCAAGTATATTTGTCCGATTACTGTGTTCCTCAAACCGGCCAGCTACTTTGCGCTGGTTCGTGTGAAGACCGACACGGCAAAGTGCGTATCCTGTGGGAAATGCAAAAAGGTATGTCCTATGGATGTGGATATGACGGACCCCACGCGAAAGCGGGCCAATGGAACGGACTGCATTTTATGCTTTCGGTGCGTGGAGGAATGCCCGCGGGGCGCGCTGCACCTGTAA
- a CDS encoding aldose 1-epimerase family protein — protein sequence MQVLENELFHVEIDEFGAELCSMKSKKDGTEYVWQADPAVWKRHAPVLFPIVGRLKDKKYTVGGTAYEITQHGFARDLPFEPVRVSDSVVDFVLRQNDYTKKMYPFDFTFTIRYTLSGATLKKEHITLNTGDTDLYYEVGGHDAYALCLKPNETISDYYIEFEGVEALHPILTDENVSLSRDHGEIALQNGCLPITRETFKDDAIILDDLPVRRVTIACTKNDKRVTMDFSDLPYFALWSAYKDFDVPYVCLEPWSTLPDGGYLDYALENKVGVRLLNPGQSETLSYTVTVKD from the coding sequence ATGCAGGTATTGGAAAACGAATTATTCCACGTAGAGATCGACGAGTTCGGCGCGGAGCTCTGCTCCATGAAGAGCAAAAAGGACGGCACCGAGTACGTCTGGCAGGCGGACCCCGCGGTTTGGAAGCGGCACGCGCCCGTGCTGTTTCCCATCGTCGGTCGGCTGAAGGACAAGAAATACACCGTTGGCGGCACGGCGTACGAGATCACCCAGCACGGCTTTGCGCGCGACCTGCCGTTTGAACCCGTGCGGGTAAGCGACAGCGTGGTTGATTTTGTCCTGCGGCAAAACGACTACACGAAAAAAATGTATCCGTTCGATTTTACCTTTACCATTCGGTACACGCTTTCCGGCGCGACGCTGAAAAAAGAACACATCACCCTGAACACGGGCGACACCGACCTGTACTACGAGGTGGGCGGCCACGACGCTTACGCCCTGTGCCTTAAGCCGAATGAGACGATAAGCGACTATTATATCGAGTTCGAGGGCGTGGAGGCCCTTCACCCCATCTTGACTGACGAGAACGTTTCGCTCTCGCGCGACCACGGCGAGATCGCACTGCAAAACGGCTGCCTGCCGATCACCCGCGAGACCTTCAAGGACGACGCGATCATTCTAGACGACCTGCCGGTCCGCCGCGTCACGATCGCGTGCACGAAAAACGACAAGCGCGTGACCATGGACTTTTCCGACCTGCCCTATTTCGCGCTGTGGAGCGCGTACAAGGATTTCGACGTGCCCTACGTTTGTCTGGAGCCGTGGAGCACGCTGCCGGACGGCGGCTACCTCGATTACGCGCTCGAAAACAAGGTGGGCGTGCGCCTGCTGAACCCGGGCCAGAGTGAGACGCTTTCGTATACCGTGACCGTAAAAGATTAA
- a CDS encoding YoaP domain-containing protein: MELIRVTQDNLETEHICCAISNNQDCQVLSKKAWLRDRLDEGLVFLKGNVRGKCFIEYIPAEYAWAPIEAAGYMMIDCLWVSGQFKGQGYSNLLLEECIRDSKEKGKTGLVVLSAKKKLGYLSDPKYLRYKGFQTADTASPYFELMFLPFEENAAAPRFKSCVREEERRVPQNGFCLYYTSQCPFTAKYVPLMERVAEQMGAPWRSIHMQTTEQAQNAPSPFTTFSLFYNGAFVTHEILSEKKLEKLIGEKLQ, translated from the coding sequence ATGGAACTGATCAGGGTAACGCAGGATAATTTGGAAACGGAGCATATCTGCTGCGCCATCTCCAATAATCAAGATTGTCAGGTACTGTCGAAAAAGGCGTGGCTGCGGGATCGGCTGGACGAAGGCCTTGTTTTTTTAAAGGGCAATGTGCGCGGGAAATGCTTCATCGAATATATCCCCGCGGAATATGCGTGGGCGCCAATCGAAGCCGCGGGATATATGATGATCGATTGCCTGTGGGTATCCGGCCAGTTCAAGGGACAGGGCTATTCAAACCTGCTTTTGGAGGAATGCATCCGCGATTCCAAGGAAAAGGGGAAAACGGGCCTTGTGGTGTTGTCCGCCAAAAAGAAGCTCGGCTATCTGTCCGACCCCAAATACCTGCGGTACAAGGGCTTTCAAACAGCGGATACCGCGTCGCCGTATTTTGAACTGATGTTCCTTCCGTTTGAAGAAAACGCGGCAGCGCCGCGCTTTAAGTCCTGCGTCCGGGAAGAGGAACGCCGTGTGCCGCAAAACGGCTTTTGCCTGTATTACACCAGTCAGTGCCCGTTTACGGCAAAATATGTGCCGCTCATGGAGCGCGTCGCGGAGCAAATGGGCGCGCCGTGGCGGTCCATCCATATGCAGACCACGGAGCAGGCGCAAAACGCGCCGTCGCCCTTCACCACCTTCAGCCTGTTTTATAACGGCGCGTTTGTCACGCATGAGATTCTTTCAGAAAAGAAATTGGAAAAGCTGATCGGAGAAAAACTGCAATGA